ttttgtAAACAAGTTCATAACTGGTTTTCTCCTTGAATTTCATCAGAACAGAACTATTAGTGGACTGAATCTTGACATCTAAAGCTGTCTGATTATCAAAACCTGCTTTGCTCAAGGTATTCATGACTGCATCAGTTATACTTAATTTCTGCTTCTCTGCAAGATACGCTGCATACTGAAAGAAAGCAGTACAAAATGTTACCGCCATAAGAAAGCTTTGAATAGGGGTGACAATGAACAAAAAGGTCACTTCAGACCATTGAGAAACAGAACCTTGGGCATTGAACCAGCCCATTGTTCAAAACAAATGACTGTAGATGAGACATTTACAATTTaactccaacaacaacaacaacaacaaagccttttcccactaagtggggtcggctatatgaatcctagaacgccattgcgctcggttttgtgtcatgtcctccgttagatccaagtactctaagtcttttcttagagtctcttccaaaattttcctaggtcttcctctaccccttcggccctgaacctctgtcccgtagtcacatcttcgaaccggagcgtcattcggccttctttgcacatgtccaaatcaccggagccgattttctctcatctttcctacaatttcggctactcctactttacctcggatatcctcattcccaatcttatcctttctcgtgtgcccacacatcccacgaagtaTCCTCATCTcctctacacccattttgtgtacgtgttgatgtttcaccgcccaacattctgtgccatacaacatcgctggccttattgccgtcctataaaattttcccttgagcttcagtcgcctacgacggtcacacaacacgccggatgcattcttacacttcatccatccagctcgtattctatggttgagatctccatctaattctccgttctcttgcaagatagatcctaggtagcgaaaacggtcgctttttgtgatcttcgctagattgctccggtcattagtgtggataagtatataaatggatagagataggaaagcaaacacaagatgtacgtggttcacccagattggctacatccacgtaatagaagagttctcattaattgttaagggtttacacaagtacataggttcaagctctcctttagtgagtacaagtgaatgatttagtacaaatgacattaggaaatattgtgggagaatgatctcgtaatcacgaaacttctaagtatcggagtgtggtgtcgtcttgacttgccttatctgtctcataagtagatgtggcatcttctctggaagtactcttcctccatccaggggtggtatctttaactggtggagatgcacaaggtaatgtatcaatttcacttgaagcttacttgtagtttcaggcttggtcaagcgcgatacaaaccatgtagtaggagtcccccaagtcgccgagctaggggtctgctgaaagaggtgacagacaaggtaagcaatcaaagctccgactgattgttcaccttctccccatcttgcagcagcatgaaggataaagagaagaaaaatgagaagagatgatatgagatacttttgcttttgaagaagtaactttccacaagcttattcttgaactgagctggagggttttctggtttcctccagagtataaggccgactgaagaatttgagggtcaaaacaagtccatcaaatctagagtacgtttcaCCCtgttgatatgggatacttttgcttttgacagagtaatggatgtatcggcacgtgtgctgttacgcttgtctccacatgcttccttgtatccttcgcacttgccctatctgttcctcaagcagatgcagaatcttccctggaaacataagatgttgaagatgagtactcgagagcaatgccaggtaagtaatcaggtaaggggttccaggcagtcagttcctggctagaagcttgattccaagtgctgactgattgctctctttctccttgtcttacaggtaaaaacaaggccaaaggaaaagacagggaaaaagcatgatatgggatactcttgcttttaaccctgatgatatgagatattcttgctctagtatagcttgtttgcagaggtattatcggggggaaagaaagctgaatatttcgaaaggcttcgttgggagtgccctctcagatatgatgaagagttgagcatttttgcaggtctgcctgtccgttggggatggaggtcgacatatataggagtctccctaacaagtagtaatgctattcctttaccatgcttggtcatagcacggtagtgggagctgccagtttcacatgttttaactctgtcagagcactttgaaaaaatggtctgtggtatctggctctcgagattcggagaacgatgcctcttcgatttttgcgaaagcaatcatgctgggggtctggctctcgagattcggagagcagtgtctcttcgatttttgagaaagtaatcatgttgggagtctggctctcgagattcggagggcggtgcctcttcgattttggagcaagcaatcttgttgggagtgttgtctcgaatgtgagtaaaggttgggcatgtttgctagtctaccttgccacgaagcacaaaggttgacacacagggactttccaattatccactgttcctttaccctctcttcgatttttaagaaagtagtcatgttgggagtctggctctcgagattcggaggacagtgcctcttcgattttggagcaagcaatcttgttgggagtgttttctcgaatgtgagtaaaggttgggcatgtttgctagtctaccttgccacgaagcacagaggttgacaaacagggactttccaattatccagcagtggtactgttcctttacccttgtgggtaataatatggtagctagaccttcaaaatttatgtgtctaaactttgttagtgctgtttctttgctattcttttacctttcttggtcagagcgatgtagtgggagctgcaagcttcacgtgctcaactttggcagagaactttggcaaagttatctgtggtacccatgagctattgttgtgtgtgggaagtgggtgattgaacagtaagattcatgtgctttctacttcaccagaagtcttcgacagaatgcccataatttctgcaaagctgagtgtgtgtgtgacaggtgctgacaaggctagaaaagtaggtgcctcttcgatttctgagatcggccctcgtggtctctgagcagcccagcttttgagaaagcgagcgcctcttcgattgattcggagaacgatgcctcatcgatttttgagaaagcaatcatgctgggggtctggctctcgaagattcggggagcagtgtctcttcgatttttgagaaagtaatcatgttgggagtctggctctcgagattcggagggcggtgcctcttcgattttggagcaagcaatcttgttgggagtgttttctcgaatgtgagtaaaggttgggcatgtttgctagtctaccttgccacgaagcacagaggttgacacacagggactttccaattatccagcaatggtactgttcctttaccctctcttcgatttttaagaaagtagtcatgttgggagtctggctctcgagattcggaggacggtacctcttcgattttggagcaagcaatcttgttgggagtgttttctcgaatgtgagtaaaggttgggcatgtttgctagtctaccttgccacgaagcacagaggttgacacacagggactttccaattatccagcagtggtactgttcctttacccttgtgggtaataatatggtagctagaccttcaaaatttatgtgtctaaactttgttagtgctgtttctttgctattcttttacccttcttggtcagagcgatgtagtgggagctgcaagcttcacgtgctcaactttggcagagaactttggcaaagttttctgtggtacccatgagctattgttgcgtgtgggaagtgggtgattgaacagtaagattcatgtgttttctacttccccagaagtcttcgacagaatgcccataatttccgcaaagctgagtgtgcgtgtgacaggtgctgacaaggctggaaaagtaggtgcctcttcgatttctgagatcagccctcgtggtctctggggagcccagcttttgagaaagcgggcgcctcttcgatttctgagatcagccttcgaggtctttgagcagcccaacttttgagaaagcaaacgcctcttcgatttctgagatcaaccctcgtgatctctaagcagcccagcttttgagaaagcaaacgcctcttcgatttctgagcaggcgcctcttcgatttctgaagctccgtcgaatgcagatttttataggggctggcattaagttccaaagcacacttgaatctccaccagtagaagcttcattcttgcacttctaagatcttgatttgtccgacctcttctctcttcaacacctttgaaaatgtctggcccctccgaccgtcgttttgacttgaaccttgttgaagaggcagccccgccttctccagacaacatatggcgcccatccttcgtctcccctactggtcctcttaccgttggggattccgtgatgaagaatgatatgaccgctgcggtggtggccaggaaccttctcactcccaaagataacagactactttccaaacggtctgatgagttagctgttaaggattcgctggctctcagtgttcagtgtgcaggttctgtgtctaatatggcccaacgcctatttgctcgaacccgccaagttgaatcattggcggctgaagtgatgagtctcaaacaggagattagagggctcaagcatgagaataaacagttgcaccggctcgcacatgactatgctacaaacatgaagaggaagcttgaccagatgaaggaaactgatggtcaggttttacttgatcatcagagatttgtgggtttgttccaaaggcatttattgccttcgtcttctggggctgtaccgcgtaatgaagctccaaatgatcaacctctgatgcctcctccttctagggttctgtccaatactgaggctccaaatgatccccctccggtgccttctctttctggggctctaccgactgctgagacttctcctaagcaacctttgtgaaggctccctcttgtgtgtttattttgactcatgtatatgtacatatttgtagcttatcggggatatcaatattTACAATTTAACTCCACTAGGATATATTATCCAGCCATATTTGTAACCATTAGTTAGCTCTCTCAGATCCACCCATCAATGAAATCCCCAAGCCAGGTTTAAAGTTGTAAGGAAAGAAGCGCAGGATGGGGAAGAAGTGAGAATGATAATGACATGGTGAAATTGTATTTGGAGTCCCAAATAGGAAAAATAACTACTGAAACTTCCCAACAACCAAAGCTTGAAATCATATCATAGGCCAAGCAGTGAAAGATGAAGCAAATACCCACCTCTATGCCGATCAAGACACCAGAAAGAGAACTTGACCTCTTTGCCAAGGCCAAGAAATCAGATAATGTCAAGTACTTGCCACCAGTTTTGGACATTGGATTCCGGTACAACGTGTACTTTGACCATGGATTTGATATTGTTGCTACagttaaaataagaaaaaagataATACAGGGAGTCAAATTATTGTTCACGAAAAGTTTTCTTGTTTATGAATTCTTATGAGGTAACAAACATTCTTGAAAAGGGTCTCACTACATGGCATATAAGGATTTAAGATATCAAGGTAAGTGTGTAAAATTAAAACACAGTGGCACTCAAGAAATACAAGTGTATTAGAAAGTTGGAAATTTTTACAGGTGACTTGtttagaaaaggaaaaaaaaaatgtttatcaACAGTCTGAGTTATATCATAATCTATGAAACGGATGTCTTAAAAATGAAATCTCATATAGCCTTAAAGGTTCTATGGTTTGGGAAGAGAtcatataaatacataaaacaGTAAATTTCAATGCCAAAGTGATAAGCAAGCAAATGAGATTCTATTCTATTTCTACTTACGGGTCAGGCCTTCAATGTCTTTCCATGTTAGGCTAAAGGTATATATTCCACTGCCAGCCTTAATTTCTGGAACAACCTTTGTGAGGTCGCTAAAAGGTGATTGAGCAACTGTCGTGCTATCTATAAGATTTATAGAACTTGCGCAGAATGGTATTCCATCCTTGGATATTTGTACAGGACAATCTAGTACATCTACCCCATTTGCAATTGCTTTTTCATATGCCCAGTCAGTACAACTTGGTAAGTCTCCACTTGCTCCGTGTTTCGAGATAACCAAGGGCTTGGCTGGATCATGAGATAGATGaaagaatagattagcaataatGCTCAGGTATTTGCGCATGTCACTAtaaaaagtcagaatttatgtatatcaactcagcagaaagaaaGGGTCAATTTGTTAAATCTTATCATGACAAAGAGTGACGTACCTTGTCCTGAAGCATTACTTCCAAGATGGGCAAAACAATCTGCAGTAGTTAAGAGAAATCATCATTATCAAGCACAACTTTAATTCTTTAAATTGAAATAAGCAACAAATAATtaacgcttaaattaactttccaCGAGTTTTTCCTTGTGATCTCTTGTGAACATTTACAACTAACTTAGATCAGTTACAAGGGATCATTTTAGGAGCTATATTGATTTCAGTACCTAGATTGTTTGGTCATTTATATGCATCCCACGATGCATTAAAATTTTAACTTTCCTTCAAATGATATAGCGCTACATACTAAAAAGAACTAAATCTTATGAacaggaaaaagaaaattacctaTGGCCTCAGATGGTGTTATTGGAAAGTCAGACAGCACACCATCAACACTGAAGTCACCATTGTCAATAAATTGCAGGTACTCGGACACTGGATCATAACTGTAATTGTAAGCTAATGGAACATCATTAACAAAATCTGACGCAAATACTGTTAGCCCTTCTTTATGAGCATCTGTTACAACTGAAGTGTGAGGCTCTAAATAATTATCCTTGGTGACAGGCCATATGTAAGTTTTAGGAATTAGAATTCCTGAGGCAAATGTCTTGATAAATGTGAGATTCTTTAATAAAGAACCATAAGTTTGGTTGGTTGAAGGCTCTGTCTCATCTTGTCCCAAAAACCGAAAGACCAGCTTTGTTGCACTCGGACTAACCCGTGCTTTGATACTGTTCAGGAAAGCCACCTCCGGTGATGAGATATAATTGATAACCACTTGTTTAGATACAGAAAGCACATAGTTTCTCATACTCAAGTTGTGTTGTGAGAAGAAGATATCATGCTGCAAAAGCATTAGAGAAAAGACATTGCTTCAAACAAATATAGAAATCTAAAGGAAAAGGTTAAAACATGAGTGCACAGTTCTAAAGACAAGAGAAAGGTATAGTTTATCTTATACCTGAATATTCAACCATAAGCTTGGAGGTTTGATCTGCGTAGCAACATCTTCGATAAGGAGAATTGGGTACAGATTGCCATCAAACCTGTTAGTTCGAGAATATATCCCCTGAGTAACTGTATGGGTAACAAGAAATCAGTAAGAAATTATAGGAGTTAACATGAATGTTTCTGTCACCAATACAAAATAGTAGTTAACATACACATTGTCTTTTGTTTTCATCACGATATATACATTCTATGCACATAAATACATGAACTAGTATATGAGGTGGTCAAGCTAGCATGTTATCTCAGATATACTTGTAACATTGTATATATTACTTATGGAATTGTACATGTGTAGTGTACACAACATTGTAAAAAATATAATGTCATAGGTGTATGATGTATCAAACATGATATGTTTGGATTGTAAAGTTATAAAACTTGAATTTCGAtcttttgatgtgattttggacTCTTATTGTGAGTTTGAGGTGTTTGAAATGGGGTTGGGTTTAGCTGTaaattttcattattatttTGTGCTGTTCCAACTCAAATTTATGTTTCACTATGTAGAGGCAGTAACATGATTAATTCACCCACGTAagcaaataagaagaaaaaattccCTTGAAAACGGAACATGAAAAGGCATAATCttcaaattcaacagtcaaccgtacataaaaacatataaatcataaataaaaaGAGGGAACAAATGCAAATTCCTTTTTGCTACTTCTATATTCAAATAACTTGGACATGCACAGCCTTGTTAAAATCATGACCATTAACAATATAGCAGAAAAAGTTTCAGACAATTTGCACTCACCATAGATAGATGCTAGGTCGTCCAAAGTATAATCCACAGTAAACCATCCTTTGGTAGGAACTCCATTAACTAGGTAACTTTTATCCTTTTTTGGCAAGACCATGTCAATATTGGAATTATTATTCAGCAAGAGATCTGGAAAGCAAATTCCAGCTCCATCCTTCGTCAACTGAACATCACACCATAAGACTGCATCCTGTACACTTGTGATCAACGCCAAACTGAAGGCCGCAGAACTATAACCCGGAAAGAGCCCAGAAAATCCTCCGCGTGCTATAACCTTAGGCGGATCTCCTGCAAACCGAACCAATCCAGTTAGCTCACTGAACATATAGTGGGGAAAAGTTGTACTACAAAAATATTAGAGCCCCAATTGGCAGCAGAAGCAAATTCTAGAAAATGTTTCCATTTGAAATCGCTGGAAATTTATGAAAACTTTCCTAAAGATCATCGCTTCAGGACGTACGCGATTAAAAGCGTTCTAATTTTGAAACCCATGTTTCACAATCCCTGGAAATTAATATGCTCTGGAAAAACCAATTCTCCAAGACCCTAGCCGGAATTCGAATTCAATCGCAGTGTCACTTTCAGTCTGCGTATTTATCAAGCGGCTTTTCGGCTTGGAATATCGAAATCAAGGAAAAAAGCAGTAcaaaaaaggaagatcacaaAGTTTCCTCCTCCTTTGTAGATGAATTTGCAAACTTTCTCCTCCTACTCAACAAGCAATACACTTAATTCCACTAAACATGCACAGTCACTAGATAATACGCAATTAAGCAACTACTTTCTATTTTTAACTTCCAGTCTCATAATAAATCCCCGTTCctccattttctcagcaaccaaacacaaaattaacaaaaaattcaagtaaGATTTATAATACATGAAGCAAAAGGAAGGCCGGAGCTGTAGAGGATTACCGCTAAGTGTTTTCCATTTACTAGATCCCTGCGCAGAGACCAGAGCTACTGCTGAGTGAAGAAGCAGAGCAAGTGCAACCAGAGCGCGTGAATTACACATCGCCGGAGAGGCCGCGCCGGAAATTAAAGAGCTGTACAACTTCCGGCGGTCTCCAGAAGGTGTCGTTCAGGTCTTCTCGGGAAATGTGTGAGACTTTCTTAGCCAAGAGAGAGTAGTgagtctagagagagagaaagagctgTGAGCTAGGGACCTCAGGCTGCTTTTCagtgtatttatttatatattaattaattttttacttttaatttaaAGTAATTAATTGTTACTTAAGACGATGATT
This window of the Malus domestica chromosome 03, GDT2T_hap1 genome carries:
- the LOC103428020 gene encoding glycerophosphodiester phosphodiesterase GDPDL3-like, with the protein product MCNSRALVALALLLHSAVALVSAQGSSKWKTLSGDPPKVIARGGFSGLFPGYSSAAFSLALITSVQDAVLWCDVQLTKDGAGICFPDLLLNNNSNIDMVLPKKDKSYLVNGVPTKGWFTVDYTLDDLASIYVTQGIYSRTNRFDGNLYPILLIEDVATQIKPPSLWLNIQHDIFFSQHNLSMRNYVLSVSKQVVINYISSPEVAFLNSIKARVSPSATKLVFRFLGQDETEPSTNQTYGSLLKNLTFIKTFASGILIPKTYIWPVTKDNYLEPHTSVVTDAHKEGLTVFASDFVNDVPLAYNYSYDPVSEYLQFIDNGDFSVDGVLSDFPITPSEAIDCFAHLGSNASGQAKPLVISKHGASGDLPSCTDWAYEKAIANGVDVLDCPVQISKDGIPFCASSINLIDSTTVAQSPFSDLTKVVPEIKAGSGIYTFSLTWKDIEGLTPTISNPWSKYTLYRNPMSKTGGKYLTLSDFLALAKRSSSLSGVLIGIEYAAYLAEKQKLSITDAVMNTLSKAGFDNQTALDVKIQSTNSSVLMKFKEKTSYELVYKIEEEIGDAPSSTIEGIKKFADSVVINKASIFPQVEAFITGVTDVVSKLQDAKLPVYVELFSNEFVSQPWDFFSDPTVEINSFVSGVNIDGVITDFPKTAARYKKNRCLGRKEVPNYMSPIQPASLIQVVTPSYLPPAEAPNPTLRESDVIEPPLPSVTAQAPAPTSGSSVGASPQPSGQPKIAACFFLSYLAMTIAALFVF